One segment of Papaver somniferum cultivar HN1 unplaced genomic scaffold, ASM357369v1 unplaced-scaffold_81, whole genome shotgun sequence DNA contains the following:
- the LOC113345532 gene encoding uncharacterized protein LOC113345532, protein MIRALRKFGGSAPVYSPHSPSANPISKPNPSLSPTHSSSSSVLLNRVRDSRVYRTEQYVHPHYFYCDMEDFKELLIGYKSGNRKMYPYIVVASTARHSEHGEDDKKLMKELGVLSQGDDKKEVHRESCPRRDEGEGKEVESTTGFMKKKRAWDWPPNPYGISGRDFFLFGRTGRKVFDPIGKPGHYLW, encoded by the exons atgATACGGGCTTTACGAAAATTCGGTGGTTCTGCTCCTGTCTACTCGCCACATTCCCCATCTGCTAATCCGATCTCCAAACCAAACCCTAGTTTATCACCCACtcactcatcttcttcttctgttctatTAAACAGAGTTCGCGACTCCAGAGTTTACCGAACCGAACAGTATGTTCACCCACATTACTTTTATTGCGACATGGAGGATTTTAAAGAGTTGTTAATTGGGTACAAGAGTGGTAACAGGAAAATGTATCCATATATAGTCGTAGCTTCGACAGCTAGGCATTCTGAACATGGAGAAGATGACAAGAAACTTATGAAAGAGCTTGGAGTTCTATCACAAGGTGATGATAAGAAGGAAGTTCATCGCGAGAGTTGCCCCCGTCGTGATGAGG GAGAAGGGAAAGAAGTGGAGTCAACCACGGG GTTTATGAAAAAGAAGCGTGCCTGGGACTGGCCTCCTAATCCGTATGGGATCAG TGGTCGCGATTTCTTCTTATTCGGCAGGACAGGCCGTAAAGTATTTGATCCAATCGGCAAACCAGGTCATTATCTGTGGTAA